The nucleotide sequence CCGTCTGGCTCGGCCTGCGGCACCGGCTGCCGCTGGCCATCGCCTGGTCCACCCCGGGCGCCGCGCTGCTCGTCGCCACCGGGCCGGTGCCCGGTGGATGGCCGGCCGCGGTCGGCGCCTTCCTGCTCGCCGGCCTGCTGATCGTCGCGGCCGGGCTCGTCCCCGCGCTCGGCCGGGCCGTCGCCGCGATCCCCGCCCCGATCGCCAGCGCCATGCTCGCCGGGGTGCTGCTGCCGCTCTGCACCGCGCCCGTCCGGGCCCTGGTCGAGGTGCCCCGGCTGGCCGGGCCGGTGGTGCTCGCCTGGCTCCTGCTGCACCGGTTCGCCCGCCGCTGGGCGGTGCCGGGCGCACTCGCCGTGGCGGTGGTGGCGATCGCGCTGACCACCACCGGGCCCGCCCGGATCGACGCCGCGCCGGCCGTCGTGCTGACCGCGCCGGCCTGGACGCTGCCGGCGATCGTCGGGCTGGCCCTGCCGCTCTTCCTCGTCACCATGGCGGCGCAGAACGTGCCGGGGACGGCCGTGCTGGCCGGCTACGGCTACCGCGCCCCGCTGGGCTCGGCGCTGCGGGTGACCGGGCTCGCCACCGTGCTGGGTGCGCCGGCCGGCGGGCACGCCGTGAACCTGGCCGCGATCACCGCCGCGCTGGCGGCCGGCCCGGACGCCCACCCCGACCCGGAGCGTCGCTGGATCGCCTCGGTCACCGCCGGGATCGGCCTGGCGCTGCTCGGCCTGGGCGCCGGCGTGGCGACCGCCCTGGTGCTGCTCTCCCCGCCGGTCCTCGTCGAGGCGGTGGCCGGGCTCGCGCTGCTCGGCGCGCTGGCCGGTGCCGTCGCGGCGGCGGTCGCCCAGCCGGACGCCCGGGAGGCCGCCGTGGTCACCCTCGTGGTCACCGCCTCCGGGGTGAGCCTGCTCGGTGTGGGCGGCGCGTTCTGGGGGCTGGTCGCCGGCTGGCTTATGCTCCTGCTGTTCCGCCGTCGCCCGGCCCCGCCACCGGCGCCCGAGCCGGAACCGCAGCCGGCCGCGCCGGCCCGCGTGGGCTGATCAGGAGGTGCCTTCCGCTTCGACGCCGATCTCCATGATCCGTAGGCGGGCGCCGCTGACGTTCTCCTCGACCATCCGCCGGAGCGCCCGCGCGTCCTCCAGCGTGTCGAGCACGACCAGCACGTGGCTGAGGTCGGAATCGTCGTCGTCCGAGCCCCACCAGCCCCGGACGAAGCCCGGGCTCCGCCGGGTCACCTCGGCCATGTGCGCGAACTGGGCGGCCCGCGCCGCCGCCTCGGTCGGCGTGCCGCCCTGCTCTCCGATCACCATCCACATGCCGCCCACCGTAGGCGGGAAGTCACTCCTCCGGGGGGAGTTCGCCGGCCGGGACGGTGAGGCGTACGCCGTCGTCGGTGACCGCCGCGATCCGGTCGGCCAGCACGTAGACGGCGCCGGTACGGGCCAGTTCGGTGGAGACCTTGAGGTAGCCCTCGCGCAGCAGCCGGGCGGCCAGGTCGGCCGGGACGTCCGGTTCCTCGGCGGCGGCCGACCCGATCAGCTCGTCCAGGCTGCTGCCCGGGTCCACCGGGGCGGGCGCCTGCACGGTCACGGCGGCCGGGTCGCCGCGCTGGACGAGATCCACGGTGCCCACCTCGACGCCGGTGGAGTCGATCACCCGCATGCCGGTGGTGACCCGGGAGACGGTGTCCTGCTGCTGGCTCATACAGGCGCGGTTCCCGGGGCGCGCGGGCGCTAAACGGGCGGGGCCCAGCCGCTCGGTGGGCGGGGGGACAGCTCGCGCCAGCTGTCCGGCCCCTCCAGCAGGGCCCGGACGGTCTCCTCGGCCTCGTCGACGCTGGCGTACTCGTAGAACTGGGAGACCCCCTCGGCGCCGCCGGCGCGCTGCTCGACGTGCCAGCGGTCGCCGTCGACCCGGAGGAAGACGTCCCGCCGGGCCAGCCGCCCCCATTTCCCGTTCCACCAGTGCCTGCGCTGCTCCATGCCCGGACTCTATCGAACATGTGTTCGACACGCGTCGGCCCCCGCGGGATTCCCACGGGGGCCGATCGGCTATGGGTCAGCGCGCGGCCGGGGGCTCCTGCCGGCGGCCGAGCACGTCGTCCAGCGCGCCGCGCTGGCCCGGGGTGGCGTGGTTGCCGGCGAGCAGCGCGTCCCGGATCTCGGTGAGCAGCCGCACCTCTTCGCTGGGGGCCTTCGGCGGCGGCTCCTCGCCGCGCTTGCGCCGCTCGGCGAGCCGGTTCATCGGGTAGACGACCAGGAAGTACAGCGCCGCCGCGGTGAGCAGGAAGGTGATCGCGGCGTTGACGAAGGCCACCCAGTCGAACGGGATGCCCCGGAACTTCGGGGTGGAGCCGCCGATGCCGTCCTCGCTGCCGGTGATCAGCGCGATGAACACCCGGACCAGCGGTTCCAGGAACGACTTGGTGAGCTGGGTGACCACGCCGGTGAAGGCCGCGCCGATGACGACACCGACCGCGAGGTCCACGACGTTGCCGCGCATGATGAAGTCTTTGAAGCCCTTGAGCATCCGCTCTCCCGTGCTGTCCGGATTTCTGTCCGGGACAACCTACGCCCCGGAGGGGGCCTCGAGAAAAGCACCGGCCTCGATCGCCGCCCGGGCCGGGTCGCCGTCCCGGATGGCCGCGACCAGCCGGCCGTGGTCCACGTACCGCTCGGGCTCCAGGGTCTCGCCCATCGCCTGCGCCACGGTGCTGCGCAGCGCGGCGCCGACCGAGGCGTAGAGCTCGGCCAGCATGGCGTTGTGCGCGGCGGCCACGACCGCGGTGTGCAGCGCGGCGTCCGCCTCGACGAACTCACCCACCCGGCCGGAGCGCCAGGCGGCCTCCCGGGCGGCGAGCGCGCCGTCGAGCGCCGCCAGGTCATCCGGGGTACGCCGCAGCGCGGCGAGCCGGGCCGCCTCCACCTCGAAGGCGCGCCGGACCTCGATCACCTCGGCCATCCGGTCGTCGGTGAGCCGGCGGGCCACCACCGGGGCCAGCTCGTCGGTCGACACCACGTAGGTGCCGGAGCCCTGCCGGCACTCCAGCACCCCGGCGTGCACCAGCGCCCGGACCGCCTCGCGGACCGTGTTCCGCCCGACGCCGAGCGCGGCGACGAGCTGCGGCTCGGTGGGGATCTTCCCGCCCACCGGCCACTCGCCGCCGAGGATCCGGGCCCGGAGCTGCTCGATCGTCTGGCGCACGCGGTGGCCGCGCGGCGGCACGGCGACGGAATCGACGGCGGGTGTCACCGGTTACACCTCCTGCCGAAATTCATCCCATGATTGTAGGTTCGAGGTCATGACCCCGCCACCCCCGCCCACCGCGGCCGCCGTCACCGACGCGCCCACCACCGACGTGACCCCCGGGCCGGCCCCGGCCGCCGCACCCGTGCCGCAGACCACCCCGGTCCGCGGCGGGCTGCTGGTCCTGGTCGGCATGCTGCTGGTCGCCGTCAACCTGCGCGCCGCGGTGACCAGCCTGGGTGCCCTGCTCGACGAGATCCGCGACGGGCTGGGCCTCTCCGGCGCGATGGCCGGCCTGGTCACCACGCTGCCCACCATCGCCTTCGCCGGGCTCGGCGCGCTCACCCCGTGGCTGGTCCGCCGCTGGCCCGCCGCCCGGGTGCTGGTGGTGGCCATGCTCGCCCTGACCGTCGGGCAGGTGCTCCGCGTGGTCACCGGCTCGGCGGCGGTCTTCGTGCTCACCAGCGCGCTCGCGCTGGCCGGCATCGCGGTCGCGAACATCCTGCTGCCGATGCTGGTCAAGCAGCACTTCCCGCACCGCACCGGGCTGGTCACCGGGGCGTACACCATGGCCCTGACGGTGGGCACGACGGTGGCGGCCGCCTCGGCGGTGCCGATCGCCCACGCCTTCGGCTCGTGGCGGGCCGGGCTCGGCGTCTGGGCCGGGCTGGCCGCGGTGGCCGTACTCCCGTGGGTGCCGTTGGCGCTGCGGACCCGGGCCGCGCGACGCGCGGCGAGCCCCGCGGCGGCCGCCGCCGGGCCGGCGCGGGTGCGGCCGGCGCGGACCCGGCTCGGCTGGGCCATGGCGGTGTACTTCGGGGCGCAGTCGCTCAGCGGGTACGCGATCATGGGCTGGCTGGCTCAGCTCTTCCGGGACGCCGGCTACGCGCCGGAGGCGGCCGGCCTGCTGCTCGCCGGGGTGACCGCGCTCGGCGTGCCGGTGGCGCTCATGATGCCGGCCCTGGCCGGCCGACTGCCCACGCTGCGCCCGCTGGTCCTGTCGCTGACCGCGTTCTCGACGGCCGCCTACGTCGGCCTGGCGCTCGCGCCGCACGGCCTCGCGCCGCTCTGGGTGCTGCTGCTGGCCTTCGGTCAGGGCGCGTTCCCGCTGATCCTCACCACGATCGGGCTGCGCGCCCGGACCGCCGAGGGCACCGTCGCGCTCTCCGCCTTCGCGCAGAGCACCGGCTACGTCATCGCCGCGCTCGGCCCGCTGCTGGTCGGCATCCTCTACGAGGCGACCGGGGGCTGGACCGCGCCGATCGGGTTCCTGCTGGTGGCGCTGGCCGTGCAGACGGCGGCGGGCATCGTGATCGCTCGTCCCCGCTACATCGAGGACGAGCGCTGAGGAGGAACGGTCAGGAGGAGGCCGGCGTGGGGTCGCCCGCCACGGCCTGCTCCACCGTCGGATAGGTGTGCAGCACCTCGACCAGGCCGCTCACCTCGAGGATGCGGAGCACGCCGCGCTGCGGGGCGGCCAACCGGACCACGCCGCCGGCCTCGTCGCAGCTGTTCTTGGCGCGCACGAACACCGACAGCCCGGTGGAGTCGCAGAACGACACCTCGGCCAGGTCGAACACGAGGCGGTTGCGCCCCTTGTCCAGCAGGTCCGTGATCTGGTCCTGGAGCTGCGGTGCCGTCGCCATGTCCAGCTCGCCCGCGACCGACACGACGACCACGTCGCCGCGCTGTTCCGTGTGCACCGTCAGGGACATTCGCCGACCTCCTGTGTTCGGTGGAACCGTATCCCACGAAGCTGGCAACGTGCAGAACGGGAGCGGAGAAGGGTGCCGACGATCATTCCTTTGCTCTGCGGCAACTAGTGCCGCAGGCCCCGGTGATAGAGTCCGCCCGTCCAAAGTTCAGGGAGGTCAAGATGGCGTTGAGCGCCGAACAGAGTGGTCGGCTCGCCCGCCTGCTGACTGAGCACGCCGACCGGCTGATCGTGCGCTGGACGGAGATCGTGGCCGGCTCGCTGCGCGGCCGGCTCAGCCAGGCGGAACTGTCCCGGCAGGGGCGGGAGTTGCACCGCAGCATCGTCGACGCCGGGCAGCACGGTCTCACCGACCTTGCCGACGAGCACGGCGGCGAGTTGCGGGCCGTGCTGGCCGAACTCTCCGCGAGCCGGGCCCGGCAGGGCTTCAGCGCCACCGAGACCGCGATCAGCGTGTTCGCGCTCAAGGACGCGCTGCTGGAGCTGATGGAGGAGAGCAAGGACGCGGACACCCTCCGCGACTTCGTCGCCTACTCCGCCCTCGTCGACCAGATGGGGCTGTTCACCTTCGAGAGCTTCGTACGCACCCGCGAGGGCCTGATCGCCGACCAGGCCGAGCAGCTGCTGGAGCTGTCCACCCCGGTGGTGAAACTGTGGGAGGGCGTGGTCGCCGTCCCGCTGGTCGGCACCCTCGACTCGGCCCGCGCCCAGGTGGTGATGGAGCGGCTGCTCCAGACGCTGGTCGACACCGGCTCGCCGTACGCGATCATCGACATCACCGGCGTGCCGGCGGTGGACACCCAGGTCGCCCAGCACATCCTCAAGACCGTGGTGGCCGCCCGGCTGATGGGCGCCGACTGCATCATCTCCGGCATCCGGCCGCAGATCGCCCAGACGATCGTCGCCCTCGGCATCGAGTTCGGTGACATCGCCACCAAGGCGAGCCTGGCCGACGCGCTGCGCCACGTGCTGCGCCTGACCGGCGTCGAGACCACCTCCCGCCGCGCACGTCGGGAGTCCTGATGGAGCGGGTGCCGATCCTCAAGATCGGTGACATCCTGCTGGTCTCCATCCAGGTCGACATGTCCGACCAGACGGCGGTCCAGCTCCAGGAGGACCTGGCCGAGCGGATCGTCGCCACCGGCTGCCACGGCGTGATCATCGACATCACGGCGCTGGACATCGTCGACTCCTTCGTCGGCCGCATGCTCTCCACCATCGCGTCCATCTCCAAGGTGCTGGACGCCGAGACGGTCGTGGTCGGGATGCGTCCCGCCGTCGCCATCACCCTGGTCGAGCTCGGGCTGTCGCTCAACGGCATCCGTACCGCGCTGAACGTCGAGCGCGGCATGGAGCTGGTCGCGGCGAGCCGGGCCGACGAGTGGGACGAGGCGGACGTCGACGAGGACGCCGAGACGACGGCCACGTCATGACCTCCGGCGTCGACCTGGGGGTGCCGGCGACCCAGGCGATCCGCAGCGACGAGGACGTGGTCCGGGTGCGGCAGCTGGTACGCACCACCGCCGTCGCGACCCGGCTCTCGCTGGTCGACCAGACCAAGCTGGTCACCGCCGCCAGCGAGCTGGCCCGCAACACGCTGATCTACGGCGGCGGGGGCAGCGCCGAGGTGACCACCGTGGAGGACGGCCGCCGCCGCGGCGTCCGCATCGTCTTCGCCGACCAGGGGCCGGGCATCCCCGACCTCGACGCGGCCTTCACCGACGGCTTCACCACCGGCGGCGGGCTCGGCCTGGGGCTCAGCGGGGCCCGTCGGCTGGTCGACGACTTCGACATCTGGACCGCCGTGGGTGAGGGCACCCGGATCACCGTCACCAAGTGGTCCCGATGAACGCCGACGTGGTCGCCGACCACGGTCTCTGGTTCCGGGTGGAGAGCGGCGCCACGGCGAGCAGCGTGCGGCGGGCCGCCGAGCGGCTCGGCCGGCAGGTGGAACTCTCCGAGCCGCGCGTCGCCGATCTGGCCATCGTCACCGCCGAGATCACCAGCAACCTGGTGAAGCACGCCCAGGAGGGCGCCCTGCTGCTCCGCCCGGTGCGCCGGGGCGGGCGGGCCGGCGTGGAACTGGTCGCCATCGACTCCGGCCCGGGCATGGCCGACCTCGCGCTCTCCTCGGCCGACGGGCACTCCACCACCGGCACCCTCGGCATCGGCCTCGGCGCCATCGTCCGGCAGGCGAGCCGGTTCGACGGCTACTCGCTGCCCGGCCGGGGCACCGTGCTGACCGTCCAGGTCTGGGACGGTGCGGTCCCCGAGCCGGACTGGGCCGGTGCGCTGGCCCGGCCGATCACCGGCGAGCAGGTCACCGGCGACGGGTACGCGGTGCGGGTGACCGACGGCCGGCGGCAGGTGCTGGTCTGCGACGGCCTGGGACACGGTCCGTTGGCCGCCGCCGCGACCGGTGCCGCGCTGGCCGCGTTCCGGGCCGCGCCCGCCGGCTCGCCGGGCAGCGTGGTGCAGCACCTGCACCGCTCCATCGCACACACCCGCGGCGCCGCGCTGGCGGTCGCCGAACCGGATCCCGTGTCGGGCTTGCTGCGGTACGCCGGGCTGGGCAACATCGCAGCCATGATCGTGGCCGCGGGCGAGCGGCGGCGGGGCCTCGTCTCGCTGCCCGGCATCGCCGGACACCAGCGCCCCTCGGTGCGGGAGTACGACTACCCGTTCCCGTCCGGGGCGACCCTGGTCATGCACAGCGACGGCGTGGTGGACCGCTGGGACCTGGCCGACTACCCCGGCCTCACCGGCCGCGCGCCGCTGCTGGTCGCCGCCACCCTGCTGCGTGACGCCGGTATCCGCCGCGACGACGCCTGCGTCCTGGTCGCCCGGGCCGAGTCATGACCCGCCCCGACGGCCCGGACCCGCTGCTGCAGATGGCGCTCCGGGTGGAGCACGACATCTTCCTGGTCCGGCAGCGCGGCCGGGAGGTGGCCGCCGCGGTCGGGCTGGAGCACCAGGACCAGGTACGCCTGGCCACCGCGCTCAGCGAGGTGGCCCGGGACCTGCTGCGCGCGGTCGACGGCGCGGACGTCACCTTCACGGTCGTCCTCGACACCCACACCGGCCAGCGGGTGCTCCGGGTCGACCTGGCGCCGGTGCGCCCGCTGCCCGGCGGCCGGTACGAGCCGCAGTCCGGCGCGGTGGCGCGGCTGGTGGACATGCTGGGCGTGGCGACCCACGAGGGCGATACGGTCGTGAGGATGTCCCGACGAATTCCGGCAACCGCGTCACCGCTCACGCCGGAGCGCCTCGCCCAGCTCCGCGCCGAGCTGGCTACCAGCGCTCCGGGCACCGCGCTGGACGAGCTGGCCGCGCAGAACGCGCAGCTCATCGCCGCCCTCGACGAGGTGCGCAGCCATCGCGACGAGCTGGAGGTGCTCAACTCCGAGCTCCAGGAGACCAACCGGGGCGTGATGGCGCTCTACAACCAGCTCACCGAGGAGCTGGAGGAGACCAACCGCGGTGTGGTGGCGCTCTACGCCGAGCTCGACGAGAAGTCCGCCCAGCTCCGCGCCGCGAGCGAGTCGAAGAGCCGGTTCCTGGCCAACGTGAGCCACGAGCTGCGCGCCCCGGTGACCGCGGTCATCGGGCTGGCCCGCCTGCTCGCCGACTCCGCCTCCGACCCGCTCACCGGCGAGCAGGCCCGGCAGGTGGGGCTGATCCGGTCGTCCGCGGCCGACCTGCTCGGCCTGGTCAACGAGCTGCTCGACCTGGCCAAGGCCGAGTCCGGCCGGCTCGAACCCAACTGGGCCGAGGTGGACCTGCGCGGGCTCTTCGGGCAGCTCCGCGGCACGCTGCGGGCGCTGGCCACCCGGCCCGAGGTGGAGCTGGTGGTGGAGGAGCCGCCGGCGCCCGTGACCCTCCGCTCGGACGAGGTGCTGCTCGCCCAGGTGCTGCGCAATCTCCTGCACAACGGTCTCAAGTTCACCGAGCGGGGTGAGGTGCGGCTGCGGGCGGAACGCCGGGGCGACCTCTGGGCGCTGTCGGTCACCGACACCGGTGCGGGCATCCCGCCGGAGCTGCACGAGCGGATCTTCGAGGAGTTCTACCAGGTGCCGGGCGCGACCCGGGTCGGCGGCACCGGCCTCGGCCTGCCGTACGCGCGGCGGCTCGTCACGCTACTGGGCGGAACGCTCGAGCTGGCCAGCCAACCGGGCCGGGGCAGTACCTTCACCGTGGTCCTTCCCGTGGGCGGAGCGTGACGGTGGAGGGCGGCCCGGCGACCGTGCTGGTGGTCGACGACAGCGGTCCGAAGCGGTACCTGCTGGTGAACTGGCTGACCCGGGCGGGCTTCACCACCCTGGAGGCGCAGAACGGCGCCGAGGCGCTGGACCGGGTGCGCAAGGACCGGATCGACCTCGTGGTGCTCGACGTCCGGCTGCCGGACATGAGCGGCTTCGAGGTCTGCGAGCTGATCAAGGACTTCCGCCCGTCGACCCCGGTCATCCACGTCTCGGCACACGCCGTGGACGTGGTGGACCGGGCGCACGGGCTGACCCGGGGCGCCGACGCGTACCTGGCCGAGCCGATCGAGCCGGAGGAACTGGTCGCCACCGCGCACGCGGTGCTCCGCTACTACCAGGCCCGGCAGCGGGCCGAACTGCTCGCCGAGCGGCTCGCCGCGCTGGCCGACGCCACCGTCGAGATGCACGCCGCGCCGAACTTCGTCCGCCTGCTGGAGAAGGCGACGGCCGGTGCGGCGCGGATCTTCAAGAGCCCGGCGGCCGTCGTCGCCGAGACGTTCGACGGGGACTGCCTGGCGGGCGTGACCGTCGGGCCGGAGGCGCCGCCGGTGATCGTGCCGTGGACGGTGGACGACACCGGCCAGCCGATCGGCACCCGGGTCCGGGTCGACGAACCGGACGCGTGGGACCTGACCGCCTGGCCCGACGGCGACACGGTGACCGTGGCCGCGACCCGGCTGCGCGAGGACCGCGCCCCGCTCTACGTGGTGGTGCCGACCGCCACCCAGACCGTGCGCACCCCCGTGCTGGTGCAGCTCGCGCAGGCGGTCGCGTCGGCCGTCGAGGCCCAGCGCTCCTTCGACCAGGAGCACCGCATCGCGGTGACCCTCCAGCGCAGCCTGCTGCCCCGCCGGCTGCCCGACGTCGCCGGTCTCGACCTGGCCGTCCGCTACGAGCCGGCGAGCTCGCAGACCGAGGTGGGCGGCGACTTCTACGAGCTGGTGGTGCTCGACGGTCAGCTGCTGGTGGCGATCGGCGACGTGGCCGGGCACTCCCTGCACGCCGCCACGGTGATGGCCGAGCTGCGGCACGCGGTGCGCGCGTACGCGGTCGAGGGGCATCCGCCGGGGGTGATCCTGGACCGGGTCAACGAGCTGATGCGTACCCTCCTGCCGACCGAGCTGGCCACCCTCTGCGTGCTGCTGCTCGACCCGGGCAGCGGGCTGATCCGCCTGGCCAGCGCCGGGCACCTGCCCGCCCTCATCAGCAACGACGGGCGGATCGAGTTCGTGCAGCAGTCCGCCGCGCTGCTCGGGGTGCGCGCGCCCCGCCCGCCGGACCTGGAGTTCGTGCTGCCGGCCGGGGCCACGCTGGTCCTCTACACCGACGGGCTGATCGAACGGCGGGACGCCACCATCGACGAGGGCATGGCGGCGCTCGGCGTGGTCGCCACCCGGGTGGACGCCGACCTCGACCAGTTCTGCCAGCGGCTGCTGGTCGAGCTCGCCCCGCCGGAGATCCAGGACGACGTCGCGGTGGTCGCCGTCCGCCGCCGCTGAGCCGTCACCCGCCGCGCGAATCGGCCAGCGAGCGGGCGTACGCCGCCGGCGACACCCCGGCCACCGCGGTGAACTCGCGGACCAGGTGGGCCTGGTCGGCGTACCCCAGGTCGGCGGCGACCCGCGACCAGTCCAGCGGCCCGGCGGCGGCCTGCTCGATCGCCTCCTGGAGCCGATAGCGGCGGATGACCCACTTCGGACCGACGCCCACCTGGTCCAGGAACAGCCGCTGGAGGCGCCGGGTGGAGGTCCCGTGCCGCCGGGCGAAGTCGTCGACGCGCAGGACGCTCCGGTCGGCGCGGATCTCCTCGACCAGGGCGGTGGCCTCGGCGGCGAGCGGGTCCGGCACCGGCTGCCAGGCGGTGAGCAGCTCGTCGAGCCGGCGGCACCGCTCGTCGTCGGAACCGGGGCAGACCGGCCCGGCGGCGAACGGCGTGCCGGTGAGCGGTGACCCCGCGGGCAGCGGGAGGCGCCGGCCGGTCAGCTCGGAGACCGGGCGGGGCCAGAAGGGGCGGAAGCCGCCCGGCCGGAACTGCACGCCGGTGACCCGGCCGGTGCCGTGCAGGGTGACGGTGAACAGCCCGGTGTCCACGCCGGCGATCTCGCCGTGCTCCGCCTCGACCTCCCGGGCCTGGAACACCAGGTTGACCGCCGGGTGCGGGACGATCCGCTGGTCGAACGGGTCGGTCAGCGCCCAGTCGATCAGCCAGTAGTGCTCCACCCAGGGGCGCAGCGCCGGTGCGGGCAGCCGGCGTCGGAAGTGGACCCGCCGCCGGAGCCGACCGGGGTCGAGGATGCCCCGGTTGTCCCGCCGCGGTTCGTGTCGCATTTCTTCAAGACCGCCCTCATACGCTGGCCCTATGACCACGAAGACTAGTGAGCTGCTGGCCGCCGCCGCGCCCCGGACGGTGGCGGTGGTCCAGGGCATCTCCGACGACCAGCTCGGCCTGCCCACCCCGTGCCCGGACTACACCGTGCGCGACCTGCTCAACCACCTCTTCGACGTGGTGGTCAACTTCCAGGCGCTGGCCGGCCGGCGGGAGGTCGACTGGGCGGCCAAGACCGACCACCTCACCGAGGGCTGGCGCGACCGGTTCGCGACCGAGGCCGACCGCCTGACGCGGGCGTGGTCGGACCCGGCGGCGCTGGAGGGCGTCTCGCCGGGCATGGGGCTGCCGCAGGAGACCGTCGGCGACATGGCGCTCATCGACCTCACCGTGCACGGCTGGGACCTCGCCCGGGCCACCGGCCAGCGGCTGGAGGTCGACCCGGCGGTGCTGGCGGCGGGGCACGGCTTCATGGACCGGATGGGCGACACCGGGCAGAAGATGGGCGCCTTCGGCGAGCCGGTGCCGACGAGTGGAGAGCCCACCACGCTGGACGCCCTGCTCGGGCGGACCGGCCGCGACCCCGCCTGGACCCCCTGACCCGACCGGCTACCTGCTCGTCCGGGGTCTGTTCCCCGCACCGAGGGGCGGGGGCTACGCGCAGGAGTTCTGCGACGCGGGCGAGCGGCTCTGCGGTGACCCGGCCACCCGCGCCCGCTACGTCCGCACCGAATGGGTGCCCGAGGTGACCGTCCCGCCGCACGTACCGTGGGAGCAGCTGGCCTGGTTCGCGGCCGGCGGGCTGGCCGCGGTGCTGCTCACCGTCGGCGTCGGCCTGCTCTTCCTGCGTGCCGGCACGACGGTAGAGGAGCTGCGCGCGACCTGACGTGACGCGAACGGCGCCGGCGGCGCTGTTTGCGTCGGGAGGCCCGGGGAGTGGCCTCCCGAGCCGGCGCCCAGCCGGCGGGAGCGCGAACAGCGGGAGACCAGCACCATGCCGAACCAGCCGAACGCCGCGCCGCCGGTGTTCGTCGACCGGACCGGCCGGCGTCGCCGGCTGACCGTGATCGCCGGCGTGGCGATGGGCCTCGGCCTGCTGACCAGCTTCGG is from Micromonospora terminaliae and encodes:
- a CDS encoding SpoIIE family protein phosphatase, yielding MEGGPATVLVVDDSGPKRYLLVNWLTRAGFTTLEAQNGAEALDRVRKDRIDLVVLDVRLPDMSGFEVCELIKDFRPSTPVIHVSAHAVDVVDRAHGLTRGADAYLAEPIEPEELVATAHAVLRYYQARQRAELLAERLAALADATVEMHAAPNFVRLLEKATAGAARIFKSPAAVVAETFDGDCLAGVTVGPEAPPVIVPWTVDDTGQPIGTRVRVDEPDAWDLTAWPDGDTVTVAATRLREDRAPLYVVVPTATQTVRTPVLVQLAQAVASAVEAQRSFDQEHRIAVTLQRSLLPRRLPDVAGLDLAVRYEPASSQTEVGGDFYELVVLDGQLLVAIGDVAGHSLHAATVMAELRHAVRAYAVEGHPPGVILDRVNELMRTLLPTELATLCVLLLDPGSGLIRLASAGHLPALISNDGRIEFVQQSAALLGVRAPRPPDLEFVLPAGATLVLYTDGLIERRDATIDEGMAALGVVATRVDADLDQFCQRLLVELAPPEIQDDVAVVAVRRR
- a CDS encoding TIGR03086 family metal-binding protein yields the protein MTTKTSELLAAAAPRTVAVVQGISDDQLGLPTPCPDYTVRDLLNHLFDVVVNFQALAGRREVDWAAKTDHLTEGWRDRFATEADRLTRAWSDPAALEGVSPGMGLPQETVGDMALIDLTVHGWDLARATGQRLEVDPAVLAAGHGFMDRMGDTGQKMGAFGEPVPTSGEPTTLDALLGRTGRDPAWTP
- a CDS encoding helix-turn-helix domain-containing protein — protein: MRHEPRRDNRGILDPGRLRRRVHFRRRLPAPALRPWVEHYWLIDWALTDPFDQRIVPHPAVNLVFQAREVEAEHGEIAGVDTGLFTVTLHGTGRVTGVQFRPGGFRPFWPRPVSELTGRRLPLPAGSPLTGTPFAAGPVCPGSDDERCRRLDELLTAWQPVPDPLAAEATALVEEIRADRSVLRVDDFARRHGTSTRRLQRLFLDQVGVGPKWVIRRYRLQEAIEQAAAGPLDWSRVAADLGYADQAHLVREFTAVAGVSPAAYARSLADSRGG